Genomic DNA from Noviherbaspirillum saxi:
CGTGCACCAGCGCCACTTCGGCATCCCGTACCTGTCGGGCATCGGCTTCCCCGCGCAATTGGGTCACAGCCTCGATGATGAGAAAGATGCTGTACATGCCGGGATGGGTACATGACAAGCCACCGCCATTCGTATTCATGGGGAAATCGCCACCCGGCGCAATCCTGCCCCCCTCGACGAATGCGCCTCCTTCTCCCTTCTTGCAGAATCCCAGGTCTTCCAGGAACAGGATGGGATTGATGGTGAACGCGTCATACAATTCCACGACATCCACATCGGAAGGACGCAAGCCCGCCTCCGCATATGCGCGGCGTCCGGAATCCACGGCAGGCGTGACGGTTACATCGTCCATACAGGATATTTGTCGATGCCAATGCGCATGGCCAGTGCCGAGCACATAGACTGGCTTTGCATGCAGTGCCCTTGACCGCTCCGCAGACGTGACGACGAACGCCCCTGCACCGTCGGTCACGAGGCAGCAGTCCCGCACGGTGAGAGGATCTGAAATCATTTTCGCGCCCAGGACACCATCGATGGAGAGCGGATCACGAGAAAAGGCGTCCGGATTGAGTTGTGCCCACTGCCTTGCCGCAACAGCCACTTCCGCAAGCTGTTGCCGCGTCGTACCGTATTGATGCATGTGCCGTGCCGCGGCCAGCGCATAGCTGGACACCGGATTGAACGGCTTGTACGGATGCTCGTAAGGCTGGGGATCCAGTTCCGCGCGCATCTGGTTGATCCGCGAACTGCTGGGCACGCTGCGCGGCGTGCTGCCGTAACAGATCAGGACGTTCTCGCACTCCCCCGCGGCAATCGCCATTGCGGCAATCTTGAGGTCGGCAATGAACGAGGAACCGCCAAACATCGTGCTGTCGGAGAAACGCGGACGGATACCGAGATATTCCGCCATCCGCATGACCCACCACGGTGAGGTCAGGCTCGACGTGATGATGCCGTCGATGTCCTTCATCCTCAGGCCGCTTTGCTCAACCGCCCTGCAAGAGGCCTGCGCAATGATTTCCTGTTCCGTACGGCCACCCGCATGGCCAAGTCCTGCCAAGCCGGTGCCGAGAATGGCAACCGCGCCACGTTGCTGATCAATCACGATCTCGCTCCTTCCGGAATAAAGACGAGCAAAGGCCCTTCGGTTGTCTGATCGATTCGCGCCCGGACAGCCATCCCGATCCGCACCTCGTCTACCGGAATGTCGACCACGCGGCTCATCAGGCGTGGACCTTCCTGAAGGTCCACGAGACATACCGTGTAGTCGCCCCCGGGCCGACGGACGATCGTCGACGAATACACCACCCCGGCACCTGCAGGCGCCACCCATTCCAGATCTTGCGACCCGCAGTGAGGGCAACATACACGTGGAAAGAAGTGATGGCGACTGCATGTTCTGCAACGAGGGATCTCGAAGATTCCCTCCGCCAGTTTGCCAAAGTAACGGGCATCGGCACTTGGAACATCTGCCGGCATGGCCATCTCGGAACTCTTCAGCATTCGATTCAATCCTCCACTTTTACACCGGTCAGTTTCACGAGTTGGTGCCACTTGTAGACTTCTCTGCCGACGTACTGGCGCACCTCCTGGACCGGAAGATCCCCCCGGGCTCGCTGTTCTGTGCTTTGAGTTTTTCCTTTATTTCGGCCGAGTTCATGAATTTGTTTACGACTTTGTTCAGCCCGGATACGATCTCGGCCGGCGTGCCAGCCGGAGCGTAGAGACCCAGCCAGGTGTAGACGTCGAAATTCTTGTAGCCAGACTCCATCAATGTCGGCAGATCGGGAAACAGCGGGCTGCGCGCTGCGGTTGTCACTGCAATGGGACGCAGCTTGCCGGCCGCGACAAAGCTCGCCACGCTCATCGAGTCCTGGAACGCTACCGACACCTGGCCAGCGACCGTGTCATTGACCGCGGGCGCAGCGCCCTTGTAAGGAACGTGCGTCAATGTGATGCCGCTTTCGTGACGCAGGAGTTCGCCGGCAAGGTGAGTGGAACCGCCAGCACCAGCCGATGCGTAGGGAACGCTCGGTTGCGCTTTGGCCCACTTGAGAAACTCGGGAACATTGTGAGCCGGGACTTGCGGGTTGACGACCAGTAAATTGGGTGACTTGGCCAGAATCGCGATCGGTTCGAAATCCTTGACGGGATCGTAATTCACTTTCTTCCGGGTTGAAGGCGCAATAACATGTCCGGTCGCGCTCACCAGCAACGTGTATCCGTCATTAGGGCGTCGCGCCACGTATTCCGTTGCCAGTTGCCCGGCTGCGCCAGGCTTGTTCTCAACGACGAAAGGTTGCTTGAACACCTGCGAAAGTTCACGTGCCAGGATGCGGGTTACCGTGTCGGTCATTCCACCCGGGGCAAATGCAACAATCACCGTCACCGGTTTTTGCGGCCAGGATCCCGTTTGCGCGAAACCGGGGATTGCAACAGAAGCGAGGGTTGCGAGACCCATTCGTGATGCAAGGCGAAATGCGAAGGCAATTGTTGAAGTCAAGGCCATGTTGTCTCTTCCGTAGGGTGTAGTGGTCTGATTGGATGGTCACGTCATCGAGGCAGTGACCAACACAGTGTAGAAGCGATAAGTTTGCAGAGCCATCCGAAAGTTTCGAACGCAGACTTAGACGAATTGAAACGCCCGCCGCAGGCAAGTACAGGCGTCCGATCCGCAAACCGGCCTGCCATCAATTGACCCGCCTTTCCTTCAGAACCTGGGTGGTGACTAGTGGGTCACTAGTACTACTGCGTCATAAGTCCATCGCTGTCAGGCTCCTTCCCCCTCGCAGGGGGAAGGTTGGGATGGGGGTGCGGCGGTTGAGCATGAGATTACGATAGCTCGAACGCACTACCCCCACCCTAGCCCTCCCCCTGCAAGGGGGGAGGGGACCTTACAACGAAATTTTGTGACGCAGTAGCACTAGCTGGAGCATCGGATACACAACCCTTCTTATGCCTTCTCTTGTCGTGGCATCCAAATTTCGTTATATCCGGTATCTAAAAACGGTCTTGGACATATAGCCATCCATGCACGATATTACACACCCAGTACTTGCATCTTTCCTGCATTTCCCCCTGGATGGAGACCTATATGAACCAAACACGCCGCTCCTTGTTGCTCGGTGCTGCCGCTTCGATTATCGCTGCACCCGGTTTCGCGCAGTCTTTCGGCTCTCGCTCAATGCGTATCGTCGTGCCCTTCTCGGCCGCCGGCCCGACTGACTTCATCGCCCGCTTGTTCGTACAACAGTTTGCCGAAGAGATCGGTATGCCAGTCATTGTCGAGAACCGTCCCGGAGCCAGTGGAAATCTCGGTACCCAGCATGTGATCGACTCGGATCCCGATGGCATGACCTTGGTTCATACCACCGCTGCAATGCAATCGATCAATCCGATGATGTATCCGAGCGCCAGGTTCCACCCGTCCCGCGACCTGGTGCCCGTAGCGCTTACTGCGGCGATGCCAAATGTACTCGTGGTACATCCAAACTCAGGCGTCAAGACAATTGACGACTTGGTGCGCAAAGGGAAGCAGCCAGGCGCCCAACTGACCTTCGCCACGTTCGGCCCGGGAAGTTCTCCTCACGTCTATGCTTCGATACTGCGCAAAGCGACAGGTATCTCGGCCATAGCTGTTCCCTATAAAGGCAGCGGCAACGCAATCAACGATGTTCTTGCAGGCAACATCGACTTTATATTCGACAGCATGACGACGGCCGCCAGCCATGTCCGATCCGGGAAGCTTCTCGGCCTTGCCATCACCTCCAATGAACGGTCCGCGCTTCTGCCTAACGTGCCGACGTTGAAGGAGACAAAATATGGCGAATTAGACCTGAAGTTCTGGTTCACGCTGCAGGTCCATGCCAAGACGCCAAAAGACATGATCGAGCGCCTGAGGACAGCGAGCGCAAAGGCGGTCAAGAACAAGACTTATATTGACGGACTGCTATCTCGCGGCGCAGAGCCGTTCTATGTAGAACCTTCCCAACTCTCCGCCTTCGTCGAGAAGGATACGCAGCGCTGGACTGCTGCCGCGCAGTCCATTGGCATCAAGCCCGAGTAAGCAGGCGGGACTTTAATTTCCAAAAGAAGCAGACGCTATGCAACCACTTCACGGACTCACAGTAGTCGATCTCAGCAAGGTGCTCGCAGGACCCTTGTGCGCGCAATACCTGGGCGAACTTGGTGCAGATGTCATCAAGGTAGAACCAGTGGATACGGGCGACGACACACGCGGCTGGCTACCGCAGGATCACGGACAGTCAGCGATCTTTCTGGCGGTAAATCACAATAAGCGAAGCATTGCGGTTGACCTCAAAAGCGAGGCTGGCCGCAAAGTCGTGCACGATCTGGTTCGGCAAGCGGACATCGTCCTGCAAGGATTCGGTGGTGGCACTGCCGCGAGACTTGGGGTTGATTATGAAACCCTCTCGGCGCTCAACCCAAAACTTATCTATTGCGAGATCTCAGGTTACGGACGCACAGGTCCCCTAGGCATGGAGCCCGGCTATGACGTCATGTTGCAAGCGTTTAGCGGCATGATCAGCACCATGGGAGAACACGGTGGTGCCTATGCACGCGCCAGCTTCTCGCCCGTAGATATCGGAACAGCGATGCACGGCGTCAGCGGCGTCCTTGCCGCAGTCATCGAGCGCAGCAAAACAGGCAAAGGCGTGTATCTCGAACTGTCGTTGATGGAAACCGCTCTTGGCTTTATGGGGTATATGGCGCAGAGCTATTGGCGCACCGGGAAGAACCCACAGCGTATGGGCACCGCTCACCCCTCCATGGCACCGTACCAAGCATTCGAAGCCGCCGATGGCCCGTTGATGATCGGTGCCGGCAATGACGGCCAGTGGAAGCGCTTCTGTGCAGTCGCTGGGCTCGAAGCGTGGGTTGATCATCCTGACTTCGCCACAAACGCCCTGCGCGTGAAGAATTTGCAGAAGACGACAGCCTTGGTACAGGATAGGGTACAGACAAAGACGGTATCTGAATGGATTGCCCTTTTGCGCAACGCTGGAATCCCATGTTCACCTGTCAATACGCTCGGCGAGGCTCTCGCACATCCGCAAGTACAGGCACGTGGGCTGGTTGTCCGTACTGAACATCCCGTGCTCGGGACCTTGCAAAACATTGGCTTTCCCGTTCGGTTCCGGAACGAAGACCGTGCCGCCTCTCGCCCGCCACCGCTACTGGGCGAGCATAGCGAGGAGATTCTAAGCGCCATCGGCTATACCAGCGAGCACATTGAACAGCTCAAATCGGACGGGGCTATTGCCTCGTCTTCGACGGCTGCAATCGGCGCGTAAATCAACTGATCACGCCAGTGAAAGAAAGGATCAAATATGTCGACAATCCAATATGAAGTTAACGAAGGCGTTGCTGAAATCTTGTTCAACAATCCCCCGGTCAATGCACTCTCCGAGGAGATGCTGGACGAGTACCTTTCGCTGCTGCGACGTGCCTCAACGGACGCAGCGGTGCGTGCGGTGATCGTCGGCAGTGCAGTTCCAGGGCGCTTTTGCGCCGGATTGAACCTGCAGGCAATCCATAGGGGCGAACTTGGCAAAGTGCGAGCCCTGCTCGACCGTCTCTACATTCAGATGACGGAGACACAGTTCAGCCTGGGGAAGCCGAGCATTGCCGCGATCGATGGGACTGCCCGCGGGGGCGGCATGACGCTGGCCATCTCTTGCGACATGATCGTGGCAAGTGAAAGCGCGACATTCGGTTATCCGGAGATCGACGCCGGCGTACTGCCATCGATTCACTTCACTC
This window encodes:
- a CDS encoding thiolase, translated to MVIDQQRGAVAILGTGLAGLGHAGGRTEQEIIAQASCRAVEQSGLRMKDIDGIITSSLTSPWWVMRMAEYLGIRPRFSDSTMFGGSSFIADLKIAAMAIAAGECENVLICYGSTPRSVPSSSRINQMRAELDPQPYEHPYKPFNPVSSYALAAARHMHQYGTTRQQLAEVAVAARQWAQLNPDAFSRDPLSIDGVLGAKMISDPLTVRDCCLVTDGAGAFVVTSAERSRALHAKPVYVLGTGHAHWHRQISCMDDVTVTPAVDSGRRAYAEAGLRPSDVDVVELYDAFTINPILFLEDLGFCKKGEGGAFVEGGRIAPGGDFPMNTNGGGLSCTHPGMYSIFLIIEAVTQLRGEADARQVRDAEVALVHGNGGVLSSQATALLSTSL
- a CDS encoding Zn-ribbon domain-containing OB-fold protein, which codes for MAMPADVPSADARYFGKLAEGIFEIPRCRTCSRHHFFPRVCCPHCGSQDLEWVAPAGAGVVYSSTIVRRPGGDYTVCLVDLQEGPRLMSRVVDIPVDEVRIGMAVRARIDQTTEGPLLVFIPEGARS
- a CDS encoding tripartite tricarboxylate transporter substrate binding protein, with amino-acid sequence MALTSTIAFAFRLASRMGLATLASVAIPGFAQTGSWPQKPVTVIVAFAPGGMTDTVTRILARELSQVFKQPFVVENKPGAAGQLATEYVARRPNDGYTLLVSATGHVIAPSTRKKVNYDPVKDFEPIAILAKSPNLLVVNPQVPAHNVPEFLKWAKAQPSVPYASAGAGGSTHLAGELLRHESGITLTHVPYKGAAPAVNDTVAGQVSVAFQDSMSVASFVAAGKLRPIAVTTAARSPLFPDLPTLMESGYKNFDVYTWLGLYAPAGTPAEIVSGLNKVVNKFMNSAEIKEKLKAQNSEPGGIFRSRRCASTSAEKSTSGTNS
- a CDS encoding Bug family tripartite tricarboxylate transporter substrate binding protein, whose amino-acid sequence is MNQTRRSLLLGAAASIIAAPGFAQSFGSRSMRIVVPFSAAGPTDFIARLFVQQFAEEIGMPVIVENRPGASGNLGTQHVIDSDPDGMTLVHTTAAMQSINPMMYPSARFHPSRDLVPVALTAAMPNVLVVHPNSGVKTIDDLVRKGKQPGAQLTFATFGPGSSPHVYASILRKATGISAIAVPYKGSGNAINDVLAGNIDFIFDSMTTAASHVRSGKLLGLAITSNERSALLPNVPTLKETKYGELDLKFWFTLQVHAKTPKDMIERLRTASAKAVKNKTYIDGLLSRGAEPFYVEPSQLSAFVEKDTQRWTAAAQSIGIKPE
- a CDS encoding CaiB/BaiF CoA transferase family protein encodes the protein MQPLHGLTVVDLSKVLAGPLCAQYLGELGADVIKVEPVDTGDDTRGWLPQDHGQSAIFLAVNHNKRSIAVDLKSEAGRKVVHDLVRQADIVLQGFGGGTAARLGVDYETLSALNPKLIYCEISGYGRTGPLGMEPGYDVMLQAFSGMISTMGEHGGAYARASFSPVDIGTAMHGVSGVLAAVIERSKTGKGVYLELSLMETALGFMGYMAQSYWRTGKNPQRMGTAHPSMAPYQAFEAADGPLMIGAGNDGQWKRFCAVAGLEAWVDHPDFATNALRVKNLQKTTALVQDRVQTKTVSEWIALLRNAGIPCSPVNTLGEALAHPQVQARGLVVRTEHPVLGTLQNIGFPVRFRNEDRAASRPPPLLGEHSEEILSAIGYTSEHIEQLKSDGAIASSSTAAIGA
- a CDS encoding enoyl-CoA hydratase/isomerase family protein — its product is MSTIQYEVNEGVAEILFNNPPVNALSEEMLDEYLSLLRRASTDAAVRAVIVGSAVPGRFCAGLNLQAIHRGELGKVRALLDRLYIQMTETQFSLGKPSIAAIDGTARGGGMTLAISCDMIVASESATFGYPEIDAGVLPSIHFTHLPRIAGRHRAFELLFSGRSFDTAEAVSLGLVSRVTPPGEVLATARDLARSIAGKSAEVIRIGRAAFMSANDNGYRQAVVAAADSFCNVAATADAREGIAAFVEKRKPVWGR